In Porites lutea chromosome 9, jaPorLute2.1, whole genome shotgun sequence, a single window of DNA contains:
- the LOC140948420 gene encoding sialate:O-sulfotransferase 2-like has translation MFLPRLSGLILGILAFMIGSTIANIEVVDTNPDFIGCYKDDKTLDDNFHLINARALGYQVERYATKQDCVDQCAAKGFLYAGLQNGDLCFCGNNFDKYGRADDSECDIKCRKPDEVIEHTNNPFDSCGGRWRNSVYAVTGVRSAERDAARKWWQI, from the exons ATGTTCTTGCCAAGACTTTCAG GCTTAATACTAGGGATCTTGGCATTCATGATTG GTTCTACAATCGCCAATATCGAAGTGGTGGACACAAACCCAG ATTTTATTGGCTGTTACAAGGACGACAAAACATTAGACGACAACTTTCACCTTATCAATGCTCGAGCTCTTGGATACCAGGTTGAAAGATATGCAACGAAACAAGACTGTGTAGACCAGTGTGCTGCTAAGGGATTCCTTTACGCTGGTCTTCAAAATGGTGACCTCTGTTTCTGTGGAAACAATTTTGATAAATATGGACGTGCAGATGACTCGGAATGTGATATCAAATGTAGAAAACCTGACGAAGTTATCGAACACACTAACAATCCCTTTGATTCATGTGGCGGTCGATGGAGAAATTCCGTGTACGCGG TTACTGGAGTTCGATCAGCAGAGCGCGATGCTGCCAGAAAATGGTGGCAGATATAA